Proteins from a single region of Sphingomonas sp. FARSPH:
- a CDS encoding ion channel — protein sequence MADLENAARAAIVNEEERVVQLGIATAMVAITVVMHLAGLALLVALLRGHRRRFGERFREWSQLAAILGAAFGLFALHTAEIWAYALLYARYAGLINFDDALYFSTATYTTLGTADLALPSAWRLVGAIESANGIILLGWSTAFFVSVINRIRLFEQEARGSG from the coding sequence ATGGCCGACCTGGAGAACGCAGCTCGCGCGGCAATCGTCAACGAGGAGGAGCGCGTGGTTCAGCTGGGGATTGCAACGGCGATGGTCGCCATCACAGTCGTCATGCACCTCGCGGGCCTTGCCCTCCTCGTCGCGCTGCTGCGTGGACATCGGCGCCGCTTCGGCGAGCGCTTCCGCGAGTGGTCGCAATTGGCGGCGATCTTGGGTGCCGCCTTTGGGCTTTTCGCGCTGCACACCGCGGAGATCTGGGCCTACGCTCTCCTGTATGCACGCTATGCCGGGTTGATCAACTTTGATGATGCTCTGTACTTTTCGACCGCCACCTACACCACGCTCGGGACGGCTGATCTTGCGCTTCCGAGCGCCTGGAGGCTCGTCGGTGCGATTGAGAGCGCCAACGGCATCATCTTGTTGGGCTGGTCGACCGCCTTCTTCGTTTCGGTGATTAATCGGATCAGGCTGTTCGAACAGGAGGCGAGAGGAAGCGGCTGA
- a CDS encoding nucleoside deaminase → MCVGADETYMRVALEVARSKGSDPSTSPLGCVIVLDGEVIAAERNQTQELPDATAHAEMMAIRRACETTGEMELRGATLYSTLQPCGMCTMASIWSKVGRVVYGAGREDVHPMYFEAKHVDTLAFIGDAYRDDIEIEGGCLAEECASLYYSPDADLSADEQANL, encoded by the coding sequence ATGTGTGTCGGCGCTGATGAGACGTACATGCGCGTGGCGCTTGAGGTCGCGCGCTCCAAGGGGTCGGATCCGTCAACCTCGCCGCTCGGCTGCGTGATCGTCCTGGATGGCGAAGTCATCGCGGCCGAGCGCAATCAGACCCAAGAGCTCCCGGATGCCACGGCTCATGCGGAGATGATGGCGATCCGCCGCGCGTGCGAGACCACCGGCGAGATGGAGCTGAGAGGCGCCACGCTCTACTCGACGCTCCAGCCCTGCGGCATGTGCACCATGGCATCCATCTGGTCGAAGGTAGGCCGAGTCGTCTATGGCGCGGGGCGCGAGGACGTGCACCCCATGTACTTTGAGGCGAAGCACGTCGACACGCTGGCCTTCATCGGCGATGCCTATCGGGACGACATCGAAATCGAGGGCGGTTGCCTCGCTGAGGAATGTGCGTCGCTCTATTACAGCCCGGACGCGGATCTGTCGGCCGACGAGCAAGCGAATTTATGA
- a CDS encoding ISNCY family transposase, whose product MTVLTMSAAEVSRYDTLMRLDRGEIRVADAMALLRLERRQIYRLLERLRQDGAAGLISRKRGRPSNRRYGDAVRDQVVSLVREQYSGFGPTLAREYLAERHGIRISCETLRQMMMAAGLWKDRAARRPRPYQPRYRRDCRGELIQVDGSKHWWFEDRGPQCTLLVYIDDATSELMHLEMVESESTFSYMRATRSYIERHGKPVALYSDKHSAFRNNTASANGDGMTHLGRALHALNIEIICANSPQAKGRVERANGTLQDRLVKAMRLEGISTIDEANAFLPSYMARHNRQFARTPFDPRDLHRPLAPHENIEAEMVWREQRTVTAALTLHYNKALFILEPNRTSQALARKRVEVCEYPDGRIEIRHDGQALPYRVFDKMRRVNQAAVVDNKHLDAALAMARLLQETAPHHRKRNNNEPARTAQTGGMFAASAVATASKVDRRTLCTPKLKRGPRLSETELVARGLAEYAG is encoded by the coding sequence ATGACGGTGCTGACAATGAGTGCTGCCGAGGTGAGCCGGTACGACACGCTGATGCGGCTCGACCGCGGTGAGATCAGGGTGGCGGACGCGATGGCGCTGCTGAGGCTTGAGCGTCGACAGATCTACCGGTTGCTGGAGCGACTTCGGCAGGACGGCGCAGCCGGGCTCATATCCCGCAAGCGTGGGCGTCCGAGCAACCGGCGTTACGGCGATGCCGTTCGTGATCAGGTCGTCAGCCTCGTGCGCGAGCAGTATAGCGGCTTCGGGCCGACGCTCGCGCGCGAGTATCTGGCCGAGCGGCACGGCATCCGAATCTCGTGCGAGACGCTGCGGCAGATGATGATGGCAGCGGGGCTGTGGAAGGACCGCGCAGCGCGCCGCCCTCGCCCGTACCAGCCGCGTTATCGGCGGGACTGCCGCGGCGAGCTGATCCAGGTCGACGGGTCCAAACACTGGTGGTTCGAGGACCGGGGCCCGCAATGCACGCTGCTGGTCTATATCGACGATGCGACCAGCGAGCTGATGCACCTGGAGATGGTGGAGAGCGAGAGCACCTTCTCGTATATGCGGGCGACGCGCAGCTATATCGAGCGCCATGGCAAACCCGTGGCCCTTTACTCCGACAAGCACAGCGCGTTTCGCAACAACACGGCCTCGGCGAACGGCGACGGCATGACCCATCTCGGGCGGGCGTTGCACGCGCTCAACATCGAGATCATCTGCGCCAACTCGCCGCAAGCCAAGGGGCGCGTCGAGCGCGCGAACGGCACGTTGCAGGACCGGCTGGTCAAGGCGATGAGACTGGAGGGCATCTCCACCATCGACGAAGCCAATGCCTTCCTCCCCTCCTACATGGCCCGGCACAACCGGCAGTTCGCCAGGACCCCGTTCGACCCGCGCGATCTGCACCGCCCGCTGGCGCCGCACGAGAACATCGAGGCAGAGATGGTGTGGCGCGAGCAGCGCACGGTGACCGCGGCGCTGACGCTGCACTACAACAAGGCGCTGTTCATCCTGGAGCCGAACCGGACCAGCCAGGCGCTGGCGCGCAAGCGGGTGGAGGTTTGCGAGTATCCTGACGGACGGATCGAGATCCGGCACGACGGGCAGGCCTTGCCCTATCGCGTGTTCGACAAGATGCGGCGGGTGAACCAGGCAGCAGTGGTCGACAACAAGCATCTCGACGCGGCGCTGGCGATGGCGCGGCTCCTGCAGGAAACGGCGCCACACCACCGCAAGCGGAACAACAACGAGCCGGCGCGGACGGCGCAGACTGGCGGCATGTTCGCCGCGTCGGCTGTTGCGACCGCATCGAAGGTGGATCGCCGCACGCTCTGCACGCCGAAACTGAAGCGCGGGCCGCGCCTTTCCGAGACGGAACTCGTCGCGCGCGGACTGGCCGAATACGCTGGCTGA
- the tnpA gene encoding IS66-like element accessory protein TnpA, whose amino-acid sequence MATRIIEMVGPEPRRRFSEDDKARIVSEAMMPGASVLEVARRHRVCTSLVYRWRRTLLRDGVASEALPLPGPAFIPVEVAGAPMVPHSEPLGPGVVEVVGPAGQRIRLAPPIDARVLKTVLAGFA is encoded by the coding sequence ATGGCGACGCGAATTATCGAGATGGTTGGGCCTGAACCGCGCCGGCGGTTCAGCGAAGATGACAAGGCGCGGATCGTGTCGGAGGCGATGATGCCGGGTGCCAGCGTGCTGGAGGTGGCGCGGCGACACCGGGTGTGCACGTCGCTGGTGTATCGCTGGCGACGCACGCTGCTGCGCGACGGGGTGGCGAGCGAAGCATTGCCGTTGCCGGGGCCGGCATTCATTCCGGTCGAGGTGGCGGGCGCGCCCATGGTGCCGCATTCGGAGCCGCTCGGACCGGGTGTGGTGGAAGTGGTCGGCCCGGCCGGGCAACGCATCCGCCTGGCACCTCCCATCGACGCGCGGGTGCTCAAGACCGTGCTGGCGGGGTTTGCTTGA
- the tnpB gene encoding IS66 family insertion sequence element accessory protein TnpB (TnpB, as the term is used for proteins encoded by IS66 family insertion elements, is considered an accessory protein, since TnpC, encoded by a neighboring gene, is a DDE family transposase.) codes for MIGPPGGVRVYLAAGVTDMRKGFDGLAALVQQRLRQDPFGGAVYAFRGKRGDLVKLLWWDGQGLVLHAKRLERGRFTWPATADGVAVLTPAQLSMLLEGVDWRHPIRSSQPTLAW; via the coding sequence TTGATCGGGCCGCCGGGCGGTGTCCGGGTGTATCTGGCGGCCGGGGTCACGGACATGCGCAAGGGCTTCGACGGGCTGGCCGCGCTGGTACAGCAGCGGCTGCGCCAGGATCCGTTTGGCGGTGCGGTGTACGCCTTCCGGGGCAAGCGTGGCGATCTGGTCAAGCTGCTGTGGTGGGATGGTCAGGGTCTCGTGCTCCATGCCAAGCGTCTGGAGCGGGGCCGGTTCACCTGGCCGGCGACCGCGGACGGCGTCGCGGTGCTGACCCCGGCGCAGCTGTCGATGCTGCTCGAAGGGGTGGACTGGCGGCATCCGATCCGGTCCTCGCAGCCGACCTTGGCCTGGTAA
- the tnpC gene encoding IS66 family transposase gives MLIAAGAELEQLRMQVARLRRMAFGRSSEKLTHQADQLELGLEEREAEAATAAMPVVTRTRETARPYRQPLPDHLPRTEVVHEAPCVCPDCGGAMRRMGEDVTEQLDYVPASFRVVRHVRPRLSCRSCERIVQAPLPSMPIERGRPGAGLLAHVLVSKYANHLPLYRQSGIYARQGVDLARSTLADWVGRSAALLGPLVDALERHVMGGATLHADDTPVPVLAPGAGRTRTGRLWTYVRDERGAGGEAPPAVLFHYAPDRKGERPAGHLARFRGDLHADGYAGFDRLYGDRIAEVACWAHVRRKFFDVHAATGSPTAREALDHIAGLYAVERDVRGRLPDERRHARQARAGPLLDAFRQWLDATGPKLSRRSDLAVAIRYALARWQALTRYADDGRLEIDNNAAERSLRGIAVGRKNWLFAGSDQGGHRAASIYSLVETARLNGVDPEAWLADTIRRIADHPARRVAELLPWNYRPV, from the coding sequence ATGCTCATTGCTGCCGGCGCCGAGCTGGAGCAGTTGCGGATGCAGGTCGCGCGGCTGCGGCGCATGGCCTTCGGCCGTTCGTCGGAGAAGCTGACGCACCAGGCTGACCAGCTGGAACTCGGGCTGGAAGAGCGCGAGGCGGAAGCCGCCACTGCGGCGATGCCGGTGGTCACCCGGACACGGGAGACCGCCAGGCCGTATCGACAGCCGCTGCCCGATCATCTGCCCCGCACCGAGGTCGTGCATGAGGCACCGTGCGTCTGCCCCGACTGCGGTGGTGCCATGCGGCGCATGGGCGAGGACGTTACGGAACAGCTCGACTATGTGCCCGCCTCGTTCCGGGTCGTGCGCCACGTCCGGCCGCGGCTCAGCTGCCGGTCATGCGAGCGCATAGTGCAGGCGCCGTTGCCGTCCATGCCCATCGAGCGCGGTCGACCCGGTGCGGGGCTGCTCGCCCATGTGCTGGTGTCCAAATACGCCAACCATCTGCCGCTCTACCGCCAGTCGGGCATCTATGCTCGCCAGGGCGTCGACCTTGCCCGCTCCACGCTCGCCGACTGGGTCGGGCGCTCGGCCGCGCTCCTCGGCCCCTTGGTCGACGCGCTCGAGCGCCACGTCATGGGCGGCGCGACCCTCCATGCCGACGACACGCCGGTGCCGGTACTGGCCCCTGGTGCCGGTCGCACCAGGACGGGCAGGCTGTGGACCTATGTACGCGACGAGCGCGGGGCTGGCGGCGAGGCTCCGCCCGCCGTGCTGTTCCACTACGCGCCCGACCGCAAGGGCGAACGACCCGCCGGACATCTTGCCCGGTTCCGGGGCGATCTGCACGCCGATGGCTATGCCGGGTTCGACCGCCTCTATGGCGACCGCATCGCAGAGGTGGCCTGCTGGGCGCATGTCAGGCGCAAGTTCTTCGACGTCCATGCCGCAACCGGCTCCCCCACGGCCCGCGAGGCACTGGACCATATCGCCGGCCTCTATGCCGTCGAACGGGATGTGCGTGGCCGGCTCCCTGACGAGCGACGGCACGCGCGCCAGGCCAGGGCCGGACCGCTGCTCGATGCCTTCCGCCAGTGGCTCGACGCGACCGGACCGAAGCTGTCCCGGCGCTCCGACCTTGCGGTCGCCATCCGCTATGCGCTCGCCCGCTGGCAGGCGCTGACCCGCTATGCCGACGATGGTCGCCTGGAGATCGACAACAATGCCGCCGAGCGCTCGCTGCGCGGTATCGCCGTCGGGCGCAAAAACTGGCTATTCGCGGGCTCCGACCAGGGCGGGCACCGCGCCGCCAGCATCTACAGCCTGGTGGAAACCGCCAGGCTCAACGGCGTCGACCCCGAGGCCTGGCTGGCCGACACCATCAGACGCATCGCAGACCATCCGGCCCGCCGGGTCGCTGAACTGCTGCCGTGGAACTACCGGCCCGTTTGA
- a CDS encoding PAS domain-containing sensor histidine kinase: MTDPQDELARLRAEVVKLQSSRGPLGPESFHSLEWALERVAERQATDQARYRSLLDSTTDYAIIIMDVEGVITDWNEGARRILGWEFEEVRGLSADLIFTPEDRAAGVPKQEMLGARENGCAEDDRWHLHKGGKRFFATGMMMPLLVEGQEQGFVKILRDRTRQREEAERRARMDERLKAALAASPGLTTFELDLPSGVLRGDNRFWQLHRLSASDEQEQSLTRFLGAVHDADRAHVQSALESARNDGVAVAIDYRVPQHAQLPRWITLQGRPTFDHEGRSTRLPGTALDITRRKTRELWAAALVELSDRLGRARHTSEMTQALGEILGRTFELTRAGYGTIDQAAGTLTIDRDWTSQGVAGLAGSYQFEDYGLPLDQLAAGQPVVIDDIESDPHTAGHAERFRTLTIRALVNVPLLEHGRLVALIFLHDRNVRHWSDDKLAFLQEALRRTREAIERRRAEDARELLTGELHHRVKNMLAVVQAIATQTFQGEGVEDALDTFHARLTALGAANEALTQDNWRKASLESVVLRACSAQVGAAGRIRSSGPQLVIKAQAVTAFSLALHELCTNAAKYGALRNPEGFVEVSWTAQDEQLQFSWIEVGVSDVTPPLRDGFGSKLIERSLVRQFGGKWNRDFEPTGLRVRFDLPLDRLIAD; this comes from the coding sequence ATGACCGATCCACAGGACGAACTTGCCCGCTTGCGGGCAGAAGTCGTCAAGCTTCAGAGCAGCCGTGGCCCGCTCGGGCCCGAGAGCTTCCACTCGCTCGAGTGGGCACTGGAGCGTGTCGCGGAGCGGCAAGCGACCGATCAGGCGCGCTATCGATCCTTGCTGGACAGCACGACCGACTACGCCATCATCATCATGGATGTAGAGGGCGTGATCACTGATTGGAACGAGGGTGCGCGGCGCATTCTCGGGTGGGAGTTTGAAGAGGTGAGGGGGCTTTCTGCCGACCTCATCTTCACACCCGAAGATCGCGCTGCAGGCGTACCGAAGCAAGAGATGCTCGGCGCCCGGGAGAACGGCTGTGCCGAAGACGACCGCTGGCACCTGCATAAGGGAGGTAAGCGGTTTTTCGCCACCGGCATGATGATGCCGCTCCTCGTCGAGGGCCAGGAGCAGGGCTTCGTCAAGATCCTGCGCGACCGTACCCGCCAGCGGGAAGAGGCAGAGCGTCGCGCGCGCATGGACGAGCGCCTTAAAGCGGCGCTTGCGGCCAGCCCTGGGTTGACCACTTTCGAGCTCGATCTTCCGTCAGGTGTCCTGCGCGGCGACAATCGCTTCTGGCAGCTGCACCGACTGTCAGCAAGCGACGAGCAAGAACAGTCGCTTACGCGCTTTCTGGGAGCGGTTCATGACGCCGATCGCGCGCATGTCCAGAGCGCGCTTGAGAGCGCCCGTAACGATGGCGTGGCGGTTGCGATCGACTATCGGGTTCCACAGCATGCCCAACTTCCGCGCTGGATCACTCTTCAGGGTCGACCAACCTTCGACCACGAAGGCCGATCAACGCGGCTGCCAGGAACGGCGCTGGATATCACGCGTCGAAAAACGCGGGAACTCTGGGCTGCGGCGCTGGTCGAACTCTCCGATCGTTTGGGACGAGCCCGGCATACGTCGGAGATGACGCAGGCGCTCGGCGAGATCCTCGGGCGAACATTCGAACTTACCCGTGCCGGCTATGGGACGATTGATCAGGCTGCGGGGACGCTCACAATCGACCGCGACTGGACATCGCAAGGTGTAGCGGGTCTCGCCGGTTCCTACCAATTCGAGGACTATGGCCTGCCGCTCGACCAACTCGCAGCGGGACAGCCTGTCGTCATCGACGACATCGAGTCTGATCCGCACACTGCCGGCCATGCCGAGAGGTTCCGTACGCTTACCATTCGCGCGCTGGTGAACGTGCCGCTGCTTGAGCATGGCCGGCTGGTAGCCCTGATCTTCCTGCATGACCGTAACGTTCGGCATTGGTCCGATGACAAGCTGGCCTTTCTGCAGGAGGCGCTTCGTCGGACGCGTGAGGCGATCGAACGGCGACGTGCCGAGGATGCGCGCGAACTGCTGACGGGCGAACTCCATCACCGCGTCAAGAACATGCTGGCGGTGGTCCAGGCGATCGCCACGCAGACCTTTCAAGGCGAAGGCGTCGAGGACGCGCTCGACACCTTTCACGCGCGTCTCACTGCGCTCGGGGCGGCCAATGAAGCGCTTACGCAGGACAACTGGCGTAAGGCGTCGCTTGAGTCCGTCGTCCTTAGAGCCTGTTCGGCGCAGGTAGGGGCGGCCGGGCGCATACGCTCCTCGGGGCCGCAGCTCGTGATTAAGGCGCAGGCGGTGACCGCCTTCTCCTTGGCGCTTCACGAACTCTGCACCAATGCTGCAAAGTACGGGGCATTGAGGAACCCTGAGGGTTTCGTCGAGGTAAGCTGGACTGCTCAGGACGAGCAGTTGCAGTTCAGCTGGATCGAGGTCGGCGTGAGCGACGTCACGCCTCCGTTGCGCGACGGGTTCGGGAGCAAGCTCATCGAGCGGAGCCTAGTGCGACAGTTCGGGGGCAAGTGGAACCGAGATTTCGAGCCTACAGGACTGCGGGTTCGCTTCGATCTTCCGCTTGACCGACTTATCGCTGATTGA
- a CDS encoding response regulator gives MSTSSLHTILVVDDDPLLRMLAADTFTDAGYTVFEADSGSAALQLLESGADVCAVFTDIQMPGDPDGLKLASLLRTMCPDCAILVTSGQVTPEPQDLASGARFVPKPYRPRELLALVREMLERT, from the coding sequence GTGAGCACCTCCAGTCTACACACAATCCTCGTCGTCGACGACGATCCCCTGTTGCGCATGCTGGCGGCGGACACCTTCACCGATGCCGGCTACACCGTATTTGAAGCGGATAGCGGCAGTGCCGCGCTCCAGCTGTTGGAATCGGGAGCGGATGTCTGCGCCGTGTTCACGGACATCCAGATGCCGGGCGATCCCGACGGCCTCAAGCTTGCGAGTCTCCTGCGGACCATGTGCCCGGATTGCGCCATTCTTGTCACCTCCGGGCAGGTTACGCCTGAACCGCAGGATCTGGCCAGCGGCGCCCGGTTCGTTCCCAAGCCATACCGGCCCCGCGAGCTGCTGGCGCTGGTAAGAGAGATGCTGGAGCGGACGTAG
- a CDS encoding GGDEF domain-containing protein: protein MPAITDPLTGLANRRSFERCCERHLAGGGGGAIATFDIDLFKQVNDRHGHAAGDLVLKRFAALAKGMVREGDVVARLGGEEFAVLLPRANSEQALAVCDRLRDATQKMAVSVGGATIRITVSGGIAPLSADTSLDATMAVADAALYSAKRAGRNVLMMAA from the coding sequence ATCCCAGCGATAACCGATCCGCTGACCGGACTTGCGAACCGCCGATCGTTCGAACGCTGCTGCGAACGTCACCTTGCCGGGGGCGGGGGCGGCGCGATCGCAACCTTTGACATCGATCTTTTCAAGCAGGTCAACGATCGCCACGGCCACGCGGCCGGCGATTTGGTCCTGAAGCGGTTCGCGGCTTTGGCCAAAGGGATGGTGCGGGAAGGCGATGTCGTCGCCCGGCTCGGCGGCGAAGAGTTCGCGGTCCTGCTGCCTCGCGCGAACTCCGAACAGGCGCTCGCAGTGTGTGACCGGCTTCGCGATGCGACCCAGAAGATGGCAGTATCGGTCGGCGGAGCGACGATCCGCATCACCGTAAGCGGAGGCATTGCGCCGCTCAGTGCGGACACGAGCCTCGATGCCACGATGGCCGTCGCCGATGCTGCCTTGTACAGCGCGAAGCGGGCAGGGCGGAACGTCCTGATGATGGCTGCTTGA
- a CDS encoding copper resistance protein B produces MDVKGCDRAAPAPGKVTFAAAFERSAVRKSGQRIGYRWDGEAWYGGDINRFVAKTEGEGTFGKGIESAEVQALYSRTIGPYWNLQGGIRYDFKPNPSRTYATFGIEGLAPNMFDLEAAAFLSDKGDVLARIEGYYDQRLTQRFILQPRAEFNLAAQDVPRDGYGAGLIDAELGLRLRYELRREFAPYFGVSWERQFGDTRRYSRAPGENTGGFSFVAGIRTWF; encoded by the coding sequence ATCGATGTCAAAGGTTGCGATCGCGCCGCCCCCGCCCCCGGCAAGGTGACGTTCGCAGCAGCGTTCGAACGATCGGCGGTTCGCAAGTCCGGTCAGCGGATCGGTTATCGCTGGGATGGCGAGGCTTGGTATGGCGGCGACATCAACCGCTTCGTTGCGAAGACCGAGGGCGAAGGCACGTTCGGCAAGGGCATCGAGAGTGCCGAGGTGCAGGCGCTCTACTCGCGCACGATCGGCCCCTATTGGAACCTGCAGGGTGGCATCCGCTACGACTTCAAGCCCAATCCGTCGCGCACCTATGCCACATTCGGCATCGAGGGATTGGCTCCGAATATGTTTGATCTCGAAGCTGCCGCCTTTCTGTCCGACAAGGGCGACGTGCTGGCGCGGATCGAGGGCTATTACGATCAACGGCTGACCCAGCGCTTCATTCTCCAACCCCGCGCCGAGTTCAACCTGGCCGCGCAGGACGTGCCTCGTGACGGCTACGGTGCCGGGCTGATCGACGCCGAGCTGGGGCTTCGACTTCGGTACGAGCTCCGGCGCGAGTTCGCCCCTTATTTCGGCGTATCGTGGGAGCGCCAGTTCGGCGACACCCGCCGCTACTCGCGTGCGCCGGGCGAGAACACGGGCGGGTTCAGCTTCGTCGCCGGTATCAGGACGTGGTTCTGA
- a CDS encoding PepSY domain-containing protein — translation MVLRSRRARLHLFASRTHRWLGLIIGAQLLLWFTSGALMSFLPIDRVHGDHLINRKAVAALPTGVPLAPPSAITEASAAPVEAVTYRLWLGRPIAEVTAAKGTRLFDARTGAALPAPTAIDAEAVARAAWRGDGRPEAKVDRIQCPSPEYRGPLPAWRVAFADADATRVFVAGDTGRIAAVRTGTWRLYDFFWGLHIMDWSNHENFNTPWLLAFAIGGVALWLGGAVLLYMRWPKRSRRASKDQSTLQQGHA, via the coding sequence GTGGTTCTGAGGAGCCGGCGCGCCCGTCTGCACCTGTTCGCGAGCCGCACGCATAGGTGGCTTGGGCTCATCATCGGCGCGCAGCTCCTCTTGTGGTTCACCAGCGGCGCATTGATGAGCTTCCTGCCCATCGACCGCGTGCATGGCGATCACCTGATTAATCGCAAGGCCGTGGCGGCGCTGCCTACCGGCGTCCCGCTTGCACCGCCATCGGCGATCACCGAGGCCAGTGCCGCGCCGGTCGAGGCCGTCACCTATCGCCTGTGGCTGGGCCGCCCCATTGCCGAGGTGACGGCGGCCAAGGGCACACGGCTGTTTGACGCGCGGACCGGCGCGGCGCTGCCCGCCCCAACCGCGATTGATGCCGAGGCGGTCGCCCGCGCCGCGTGGCGCGGAGACGGCCGACCGGAGGCCAAGGTGGACCGCATCCAGTGTCCCAGCCCCGAATATCGCGGTCCGCTCCCCGCATGGCGTGTCGCCTTCGCCGACGCAGACGCGACTCGCGTCTTCGTCGCGGGCGACACCGGCCGCATCGCGGCGGTCAGGACCGGGACGTGGCGGCTCTACGACTTCTTCTGGGGGCTACACATCATGGACTGGAGCAACCACGAGAACTTCAACACGCCTTGGCTGCTTGCGTTCGCGATTGGCGGCGTGGCGCTTTGGCTGGGCGGAGCGGTGCTCCTTTACATGCGCTGGCCGAAGCGGTCGCGACGGGCGTCCAAGGATCAATCAACGCTCCAGCAGGGGCATGCGTGA
- a CDS encoding DUF305 domain-containing protein encodes MRSISIFTALALVATPAFAQQSGKQAMDHGQMQGMDHGQMQGMDHGDMAGMMAGNPYGQAEMDMHRKMMAAKQGDAAEMWTRKMIEHHRGAIAMARVAQRDAKDAETRQMATMTISKQEKDIAELQAWLRKHGKRAQ; translated from the coding sequence ATGCGCTCTATTTCGATATTCACCGCTTTGGCGCTCGTCGCCACGCCCGCGTTTGCCCAACAGAGCGGGAAGCAGGCGATGGACCACGGCCAAATGCAAGGCATGGACCATGGCCAGATGCAGGGCATGGATCACGGCGATATGGCCGGCATGATGGCGGGCAATCCCTACGGCCAGGCCGAAATGGACATGCACCGGAAGATGATGGCGGCCAAGCAGGGTGATGCGGCAGAAATGTGGACCCGCAAGATGATCGAGCATCACCGCGGCGCGATCGCGATGGCGCGGGTCGCTCAACGTGATGCGAAGGATGCCGAGACCCGCCAGATGGCGACGATGACGATCTCGAAGCAGGAAAAGGACATCGCGGAGCTGCAAGCCTGGCTTCGTAAGCATGGCAAGCGCGCGCAGTAA
- a CDS encoding DUF411 domain-containing protein → MTHRPRFLAAMLLIAVPSVASAAADIVMHRDPGCGCCEKWAAQVRQQFGRNVQIVDDANRAAYQRRLGVPTSIASCHTAIIDGMAFEGHVPIADMKRVIAQHPKGVRGLAVAGMPMGSPGMEVAGMRPQAYDVIAFGPSGQRVYARHGG, encoded by the coding sequence ATGACCCATCGCCCTCGCTTCCTAGCCGCAATGCTCTTGATCGCCGTTCCGAGCGTCGCATCGGCTGCGGCGGATATCGTCATGCACCGCGACCCCGGCTGCGGCTGTTGCGAGAAGTGGGCGGCGCAAGTGCGCCAGCAGTTCGGCCGCAACGTGCAAATCGTTGATGATGCCAACCGCGCCGCGTACCAACGCCGGCTCGGCGTGCCGACCTCAATTGCGTCCTGCCACACCGCCATCATCGACGGCATGGCATTCGAGGGCCACGTTCCAATCGCCGACATGAAGCGGGTGATCGCCCAGCACCCAAAGGGTGTGCGCGGCCTGGCCGTCGCCGGAATGCCGATGGGTTCTCCCGGCATGGAGGTCGCGGGCATGCGGCCCCAAGCCTATGACGTGATCGCGTTCGGCCCGAGCGGCCAGCGCGTCTATGCTCGCCACGGCGGCTAG